From Kaistella polysaccharea:
CATGGTGAATTTAAAGGAGATATTTCTGTAGAAGGAAATGACCTTATCGTAAACGGAAAGAAAATCAGAGTAACTGCAGAAAGAGATCCTAATAACTTGAAATGGAACGAAGTAGGTGCAGAATACATCGTAGAATCTACTGGTTTATTCCTTTCGAAAGATTTGGCTCAGGCTCACATCAACGCGGGAGCAAAAAAAGTAATTCTTTCTGCTCCATCGAAAGATGATACGCCAATGTTTGTAATGGGTGTGAACCACAAAGAATTGACAGACGATATTAAAATTTTCTCTAATGCTTCTTGTACAACCAACTGTTTGGCGCCGATTGCAAAAGTAATGCACGACAACTTTGGGATTGTTGAAGGTTTAATGACAACTGTTCACGCAACTACCGCGACTCAAAAAACAGTTGACGGACCATCAATGAAAGACTGGAGAGGTGGACGTTCTGCTTTGAACAACATCATCCCTTCTTCTACAGGAGCTGCAAAAGCAGTAGGAAAAGTAATTCCTGCTTTGAACGGAAAACTAACCGGTATGTCTTTCAGAGTACCAACAGCAGACGTTTCTGTAGTTGACTTAACGGTAAGATTAGAAAAACCAACTTCTTACGAAGAAATCTGTCAGGCAATGAAAGCGGCTTCAGAAGGTGAATTAAAAGGAATTTTAGGATACACGGAAGATGCGGTAGT
This genomic window contains:
- the gap gene encoding type I glyceraldehyde-3-phosphate dehydrogenase is translated as MSTIKVGINGFGRIGRLVFRAMAERENIEVVGINDLINAEYMAYMLKYDSVHGEFKGDISVEGNDLIVNGKKIRVTAERDPNNLKWNEVGAEYIVESTGLFLSKDLAQAHINAGAKKVILSAPSKDDTPMFVMGVNHKELTDDIKIFSNASCTTNCLAPIAKVMHDNFGIVEGLMTTVHATTATQKTVDGPSMKDWRGGRSALNNIIPSSTGAAKAVGKVIPALNGKLTGMSFRVPTADVSVVDLTVRLEKPTSYEEICQAMKAASEGELKGILGYTEDAVVSQDFVGEKRTSVFDKDAGIMLSPQFVKIVSWYDNEMGYSNKLADLLVHSASL